A region of Candidatus Omnitrophota bacterium DNA encodes the following proteins:
- the gyrA gene encoding DNA gyrase subunit A, with product MYTRNEKIIPVYIEDEVKDSYLNYAMSVIVGRALPDIRDGLKPVHRRILYAMQELNLDHSKPYKKCARIVGEVLGKYHPHGDVAVYDALVRMAQGFSLRYPLVDGQGNFGSVDGDAAAAMRYCVTGDTLIVTDKGLQRIDKLPHHSKTDFRVLSLNNKINHVSKWFDSGEHLTKKITTFRGFSLCGSRNHPILTWQRNGTKPKLVWTLLNNVENGDFVVVSRSGSLFPSREPLLKKFYPELRNRRQEHKLPRAMNVDLAFILGALIAEGSISREQIGFCNGDKEFLREFKSCFQRVFPDCRLHEFVRKPLSYGKKKCTYLEIHSMHVIDFLKNLGLRQLRAYDKTIPDIIFSSSKKSVAAFIKGYAEGDGSICVGKRNPDISLISTSGKLIQGLQVFLLMFGIDSSHRFHKQKNYFRLFIRGRNNLDLFKNQINFATRKSRERLIDICNRNKTDWVMSKTDCIPYIADYLRKKSTRCKRKYWGNIEWLKKHNIDRYPKIEKYWPRLRRVLDKDDVSLFEGLIKNRYIFDKIVSVEDAGKKRVYSIKVDSPCHSFVSNGFISHNTEARLAAISDEILADIDKDTVNFGPNFDSSLKEPLLLPAALPNLLVNGSSGIAVGMATNIPPHNLNEVADAIIYLLDHPETEIKDLMRYIKGPDFPTGGVICGRNGIKDAYTTGKGKLTVRARATIERQKNGKDLIIITEIPYQVQKSALIEAAAALVDDKKIEGISDIRDESDKDGMRIAVELKRDVEAQIVLNQLFKHTQLETTFGIIMLALVDNRPRVLTLRQMLEYYIEHRKIIIRRRTQFELDKALKRAHILEGLKIALKYIDRIIKVIKTSKNTENAKERLMKEFGLSDVQAQAILEMQLQRLTALERDKIDAEYLELLKKIELCKAILASEKKIEGIIKEDLEALKKKYGDERRTDLVAEAEELEVEDLIAEEDVVVTISHGGYIKRLPVSAYRKQKRGGTGATGAEVKEEDFIEHLFVASTKDYLLTFADKGQVHWLKVYEIPQASRTSKGKAIINLLQMEAGSKVSSTIPVKEFSADQYLVMVTKCGQIKKTRLDAYGNPRKGGIIGISLDKGDELIGVELTDGKQELLIGTRQGKAIRFSESKVRDMGRQAGGVRAISLAKKDEVIAMVLAQKDTTVLTVTELGFAKRTPIQEYRLTSRGGKGIINIKVTSKNGEAVSLKTVSDNDELMVITQNGMFLRCAVKDIRTTGRSAQGVRLIKLQEKDRVSCVAPVIAEEEE from the coding sequence ATGTATACGCGTAACGAAAAAATTATCCCGGTTTATATTGAGGATGAGGTCAAGGACTCTTATTTAAATTATGCCATGAGCGTCATCGTCGGCCGCGCCCTGCCCGATATCCGCGACGGCTTAAAGCCGGTGCACAGGCGCATTCTTTATGCCATGCAGGAGCTTAATCTTGACCACTCTAAGCCTTATAAGAAATGCGCGCGTATCGTCGGCGAGGTCCTGGGTAAATACCATCCCCACGGCGATGTCGCGGTTTATGATGCCTTAGTCAGGATGGCCCAGGGTTTTTCCCTGCGCTATCCTTTGGTAGACGGGCAGGGAAATTTTGGATCGGTCGACGGGGATGCAGCTGCCGCGATGAGATATTGCGTCACCGGAGATACTCTGATTGTTACAGATAAAGGACTGCAAAGAATAGACAAACTTCCTCATCATTCCAAAACAGATTTTCGGGTACTTTCATTAAATAATAAGATAAATCATGTTTCAAAATGGTTTGATTCCGGAGAGCATTTAACTAAAAAAATTACTACCTTTAGAGGTTTTAGCTTATGCGGGAGCCGGAATCATCCTATTTTAACGTGGCAACGTAATGGAACAAAGCCAAAATTAGTTTGGACACTATTGAATAATGTAGAAAATGGCGATTTTGTCGTAGTCAGTAGGAGCGGTTCGTTATTCCCTTCAAGGGAACCTTTATTAAAAAAATTTTATCCAGAACTTCGAAACAGAAGGCAGGAGCATAAGCTTCCTCGCGCTATGAATGTAGATCTGGCTTTTATTTTGGGAGCGCTAATTGCAGAAGGTTCTATAAGCAGGGAACAAATTGGATTCTGTAATGGGGATAAAGAGTTTCTACGGGAATTTAAATCGTGTTTCCAGCGAGTATTCCCCGATTGCAGGCTGCATGAATTTGTAAGAAAACCGTTGAGTTATGGGAAAAAGAAATGTACTTATTTAGAAATTCATTCAATGCATGTTATAGATTTTTTGAAAAATCTAGGGTTACGTCAGTTGCGAGCTTATGATAAAACCATTCCAGATATAATTTTTTCTTCCTCGAAAAAATCGGTTGCCGCGTTTATAAAAGGTTATGCAGAGGGAGATGGTAGTATTTGTGTTGGCAAAAGAAACCCTGATATCAGCTTGATATCAACCAGCGGAAAATTGATTCAAGGTTTACAGGTTTTCCTCCTAATGTTTGGCATTGATTCTTCGCATAGATTTCATAAGCAAAAAAACTATTTTAGGTTGTTTATTAGAGGCCGCAACAATCTCGATTTATTTAAAAATCAAATAAATTTTGCTACTAGGAAAAGTCGTGAAAGGTTGATAGATATTTGTAATCGCAATAAAACTGATTGGGTTATGTCCAAGACAGATTGTATTCCCTACATCGCCGACTATCTTCGTAAAAAAAGCACACGGTGCAAGAGAAAATATTGGGGGAACATAGAATGGCTAAAAAAACACAACATCGATAGGTACCCAAAAATAGAAAAATACTGGCCCAGGCTAAGAAGGGTTCTTGATAAAGACGATGTTAGTTTGTTTGAGGGTTTGATAAAAAATAGATATATCTTTGATAAAATTGTTTCGGTAGAAGATGCTGGTAAGAAAAGAGTCTATTCAATTAAAGTGGATAGCCCGTGCCACTCATTTGTATCCAATGGATTCATAAGTCATAATACTGAAGCGCGCCTGGCTGCTATTTCCGATGAGATACTCGCGGATATTGATAAGGACACCGTAAATTTCGGGCCCAATTTTGACTCCTCCCTCAAAGAGCCGCTTTTATTGCCCGCGGCCTTGCCTAATCTGTTAGTGAACGGCTCAAGCGGTATAGCTGTGGGTATGGCTACCAATATCCCCCCGCACAATTTGAATGAAGTGGCCGATGCCATTATCTATCTATTAGATCATCCGGAAACCGAAATCAAGGACCTGATGCGTTATATCAAGGGTCCGGATTTTCCGACGGGCGGCGTAATCTGCGGCAGGAACGGTATCAAAGATGCCTATACCACAGGAAAAGGTAAGCTCACCGTGCGCGCGCGGGCCACTATCGAGCGCCAGAAGAACGGCAAGGACCTGATTATAATTACTGAGATTCCCTACCAGGTGCAGAAATCCGCGTTAATTGAGGCCGCCGCCGCTTTGGTGGACGATAAAAAAATAGAGGGTATTTCTGACATCCGCGATGAATCCGATAAAGACGGGATGCGTATCGCGGTAGAACTCAAGCGCGACGTGGAAGCGCAGATTGTCTTGAATCAGCTCTTTAAACATACGCAACTGGAGACTACCTTCGGGATTATTATGCTGGCGCTGGTAGACAACAGGCCGCGGGTTTTGACGTTACGTCAGATGTTGGAATATTATATCGAGCACCGCAAGATTATCATCCGGCGCAGGACGCAATTTGAATTAGATAAGGCCTTAAAGAGGGCGCATATCTTAGAGGGCTTAAAGATTGCCCTGAAATACATCGACCGGATTATCAAGGTCATCAAGACCTCCAAGAATACGGAGAATGCCAAAGAGCGCCTGATGAAGGAATTCGGCCTTTCTGATGTGCAGGCGCAGGCGATATTAGAAATGCAGTTGCAGCGCCTCACTGCTTTAGAGCGCGATAAGATTGACGCCGAATATTTAGAGCTCCTGAAAAAAATTGAACTGTGTAAAGCCATACTCGCCTCGGAGAAGAAAATTGAAGGCATCATCAAAGAGGATCTGGAGGCCTTAAAGAAAAAATACGGCGATGAACGCAGGACCGACCTGGTCGCCGAAGCAGAAGAATTAGAGGTGGAAGACCTTATCGCCGAAGAAGACGTAGTGGTGACAATAAGCCACGGCGGTTATATCAAGCGCTTGCCGGTGAGCGCCTACCGTAAACAGAAACGCGGGGGCACAGGGGCAACGGGCGCAGAAGTCAAAGAAGAGGATTTTATAGAACATCTTTTTGTGGCCTCGACCAAAGATTATTTATTGACCTTCGCTGATAAGGGCCAGGTGCATTGGCTCAAGGTTTATGAAATCCCGCAGGCCAGCCGCACTTCCAAAGGCAAGGCCATCATTAATCTTTTACAGATGGAAGCAGGCTCTAAAGTCAGCTCGACCATACCGGTGAAGGAATTCTCCGCTGACCAATACCTGGTAATGGTCACCAAGTGCGGCCAGATTAAAAAGACAAGGCTTGACGCCTACGGTAATCCGCGCAAGGGCGGGATTATCGGCATTAGCCTGGATAAGGGCGATGAGCTGATCGGCGTAGAGTTAACCGACGGAAAACAGGAGCTGCTTATCGGTACCCGCCAGGGTAAGGCCATAAGATTTTCTGAGAGCAAGGTGCGGGATATGGGCAGGCAGGCAGGAGGCGTACGCGCCATCTCTTTAGCCAAGAAAGACGAAGTGATTGCCATGGTTTTAGCCCAGAAGGATACCACAGTATTAACCGTTACGGAATTAGGCTTTGCCAAACGTACACCCATTCAAGAATACCGCCTGACCAGCCGCGGCGGCAAAGGCATTATTAATATAAAAGTCACCAGTAAGAACGGCGAGGCAGTAAGTTTAAAGACTGTCAGCGACAACGACGAGCTGATGGTTATTACACAGAACGGCATGTTCTTACGTTGTGCGGTCAAAGATATCCGCACTACCGGCAGGTCTGCCCAGGGAGTGCGGCTGATTAAGCTACAGGAGAAAGACCGCGTTTCTTGCGTGGCGCCGGTGATTGCAGAAGAGGAAGAATAA
- the glmS gene encoding glutamine--fructose-6-phosphate transaminase (isomerizing), which yields MCGIIGYIGQRSAQEILLNGLKRLEYRGYDSSGMAIILSGKNALSVRKSAGKISALENLLHKKPLAGNLGIAHTRWATHGAPNQINAHPHSDCHDEIAVVHNGIIENYAKLKNELIKEGHKFLSQTDTEVIVHLVEKFYCNSTPLEEAFRKALGKLEGSFAIAVVSQKEPDKLIGARLGSPLIVGVGKKENFLASDAPAILDATNEVIFLNDNEVAVLEKDSVRVTDFSGKNIPKNTVRLNWDIDQAQKQGYRHFMLKEINEQPKILENILGMTIRKETGKIFFEDLGIPEEQLKKKQNIIIVACGTAYHAGLCGKYIIEELCRVPVSVDVSSEFRYRNPLINADTLVVAISQSGETADTLAAVREARKKGAAVLAICNVLGASLVRESDATIYTHAGPEIGVASTKAYTAQLAILYLFALYLAGLKRVLAEDKIERIVSVLKKTPHLQKQVLENQEVIKEVARRHSHFGSFLFLGRNINYPSALEGALKLKEISYIPAEGYAAGEMKHGPIALIDEYRAVVCIALESGVYEKMASNIQEIRSRQGKIIAIASQGDENIQELTREVIYVPKIEELFSPLIVALPLQLLAYHIAVKRDCDVDQPRNLAKSVTVE from the coding sequence ATGTGCGGAATAATCGGTTATATCGGCCAAAGGTCAGCCCAGGAGATTTTACTCAACGGCCTGAAGCGCCTGGAGTATCGCGGTTATGATTCCAGTGGCATGGCTATCATCCTGTCTGGCAAAAATGCCCTCTCCGTCAGAAAATCTGCGGGCAAGATCAGCGCGCTGGAAAATCTCCTGCATAAAAAGCCCCTGGCCGGGAATCTAGGTATTGCCCATACCAGATGGGCGACGCATGGAGCGCCCAACCAAATCAACGCCCACCCCCATAGCGATTGTCACGACGAAATCGCCGTTGTCCATAACGGCATCATTGAAAATTATGCTAAATTAAAAAATGAGCTTATTAAGGAAGGCCATAAATTCTTAAGCCAGACCGATACCGAGGTAATCGTGCATCTTGTAGAAAAGTTTTATTGTAACAGCACTCCCTTAGAAGAGGCGTTTAGGAAGGCGCTTGGTAAATTAGAGGGTTCTTTTGCCATTGCGGTTGTTTCACAAAAAGAACCCGATAAGCTAATCGGCGCGCGCCTAGGCAGTCCTTTAATTGTCGGCGTGGGCAAGAAGGAGAATTTTCTTGCCTCGGATGCGCCGGCGATATTAGATGCTACGAACGAAGTGATTTTTTTAAATGATAATGAAGTGGCGGTTCTGGAGAAGGATAGTGTTCGGGTAACGGACTTTAGCGGCAAAAACATCCCTAAGAATACGGTGCGCCTGAACTGGGATATTGACCAGGCCCAGAAACAAGGGTACAGGCATTTTATGCTCAAGGAGATTAATGAGCAACCCAAGATACTGGAGAATATCCTGGGTATGACCATCAGGAAAGAAACCGGCAAAATATTCTTTGAAGATTTGGGGATTCCCGAAGAGCAGCTGAAGAAAAAACAAAATATTATTATTGTGGCCTGCGGCACTGCTTATCATGCGGGCTTATGCGGTAAGTATATTATAGAAGAACTCTGTAGGGTGCCGGTAAGCGTAGATGTGTCCAGTGAGTTTCGCTACCGTAACCCCCTGATTAATGCGGATACACTGGTAGTAGCTATCAGCCAGTCAGGCGAGACCGCAGATACCCTGGCAGCAGTGCGGGAAGCCAGGAAAAAAGGCGCAGCGGTATTAGCTATTTGTAATGTTTTAGGTGCCAGCCTGGTGCGCGAATCTGACGCTACAATCTATACCCATGCCGGCCCTGAGATAGGCGTGGCCTCCACCAAGGCCTATACGGCGCAGCTAGCTATTCTGTATCTGTTCGCCTTGTATCTGGCAGGCCTGAAGCGGGTTTTAGCCGAGGATAAAATAGAGCGGATTGTTAGCGTTCTCAAGAAAACTCCTCATCTGCAAAAGCAGGTCCTGGAGAATCAGGAAGTTATCAAAGAGGTTGCCCGCCGGCATTCCCATTTCGGTTCATTTTTATTTTTGGGCAGGAACATCAATTATCCTTCGGCGCTGGAAGGCGCGCTGAAATTAAAAGAGATTTCTTATATTCCGGCTGAGGGCTATGCTGCTGGCGAAATGAAGCATGGGCCTATTGCCTTAATTGATGAATACCGCGCCGTGGTCTGTATTGCGCTTGAATCGGGCGTCTACGAAAAGATGGCCTCTAATATCCAGGAGATACGCAGCCGCCAGGGCAAGATTATCGCTATTGCCAGCCAAGGGGATGAAAACATACAAGAACTCACCCGCGAAGTTATCTATGTGCCTAAAATAGAGGAGTTATTTTCTCCGTTAATAGTAGCGCTGCCATTACAGTTATTAGCCTACCATATTGCCGTCAAGCGCGATTGCGATGTGGACCAGCCGCGTAATTTAGCCAAGTCCGTAACCGTCGAATAG
- the rsmI gene encoding 16S rRNA (cytidine(1402)-2'-O)-methyltransferase, with translation MLYIVATPIGNLKDISLRALEVLKSVDLIACEDTRHTRILLEHYGIHVPTTSYFQHNKLTKGGYLINLLKEGKSIALISDAGTPGILDPGYHLINLAIKNNIAITCIPGPAAFINALVLCGKPTHNFIFAGFLPRTSLARRNRLKELAKLECTIVFYESCHRIMKTLEDMGCVFGDRGIACCRELTKKFEEIKRGSSQDILGQLEKEKPRGEFVVVV, from the coding sequence ATGCTCTATATCGTTGCTACCCCTATCGGTAACTTAAAAGATATCAGTTTGCGCGCCTTAGAGGTATTAAAGAGCGTAGATTTAATCGCCTGCGAGGATACGCGGCACACCAGGATCCTGCTTGAGCATTATGGTATCCATGTTCCTACTACCAGCTATTTCCAACATAATAAACTTACTAAAGGTGGATACCTTATCAACCTGCTCAAAGAGGGCAAATCCATTGCCCTGATTTCGGATGCCGGCACGCCGGGCATACTCGATCCGGGTTATCACCTGATTAATTTAGCCATCAAGAATAATATCGCTATCACTTGTATCCCCGGTCCGGCTGCCTTTATCAATGCCCTGGTTCTCTGCGGCAAACCCACGCATAATTTTATCTTTGCCGGATTTCTGCCCCGCACGTCGTTAGCCCGGCGTAACCGCCTGAAAGAACTGGCAAAACTAGAATGCACTATTGTATTTTATGAATCCTGCCACAGAATCATGAAGACCCTGGAGGATATGGGGTGCGTTTTCGGTGACAGAGGAATAGCCTGCTGCCGGGAACTGACCAAAAAGTTCGAAGAGATAAAACGGGGCAGTAGCCAGGATATCTTAGGGCAACTGGAAAAAGAAAAACCGCGCGGAGAATTCGTGGTGGTGGTATAA
- the pyrR gene encoding bifunctional pyr operon transcriptional regulator/uracil phosphoribosyltransferase PyrR codes for MREKAKILDKEMLNRSLMRIAHEILEKNKGTQDLCLVGIRNRGAFLASRIAGCIKKIDNASVLVGVLDITLYRDDLTLIASQPVVHKTEIDFSITDKNLVLVDDVLYTGRTVRAALDALMDLGRPKSIQLAVLVDRGHRELPVRADYVGKNVPTAQKETVEVRLSEVDGCDEVVIVEKD; via the coding sequence ATGCGAGAAAAAGCTAAAATATTAGATAAAGAGATGCTTAACCGCAGCCTGATGCGCATTGCCCACGAGATCCTGGAGAAGAACAAGGGCACGCAGGATTTGTGCCTGGTAGGTATCAGAAACCGCGGGGCCTTTCTAGCCAGCCGCATTGCCGGTTGCATTAAAAAAATTGATAATGCCAGCGTATTGGTGGGGGTTTTAGATATTACCTTATATCGCGATGACTTAACCCTGATTGCCAGCCAGCCTGTGGTGCATAAGACAGAGATAGATTTTTCTATCACAGATAAGAACCTTGTTTTAGTGGATGATGTCTTATATACCGGCAGGACCGTCAGGGCAGCGCTGGATGCCTTAATGGATTTGGGCCGGCCTAAGTCCATACAGCTGGCTGTGCTGGTAGACAGGGGGCATCGGGAATTACCGGTGCGCGCAGATTATGTCGGCAAGAATGTCCCTACCGCCCAGAAGGAGACCGTAGAGGTGCGCTTGAGCGAAGTGGACGGCTGCGATGAAGTGGTGATTGTAGAAAAGGACTAA
- a CDS encoding aspartate carbamoyltransferase catalytic subunit, with product MVWTRKDLLGLEDLSREELEFILATADSFKEVSTREIKKVPALRGKTVVNLFYEPSTRTRVSFELAAKRLSADVINIASETSSVKKGETLIDTGRNIEALKVDIIVVRHNYSGAAAILARHVKASVINAGDGWHEHPTQALLDIFTLKEKLGRIEGLRVSIVGDIAHSRVARSNIWGLTKLGAQVTVCAPKMLVPPAIEEMGVRVTNDIDEALKDADAVDVLRMQFERDEGNAFPEQLEYFKNFGITEERLEKAKKNIIVMHPGPLNRGIEISSGVADGANSVILEQVTNGIAVRMAALFLVAQANENISHEDTH from the coding sequence ATGGTCTGGACGAGAAAAGATTTACTGGGTTTAGAAGATTTAAGCCGGGAAGAGCTGGAGTTTATCTTAGCTACTGCGGATTCCTTTAAAGAGGTTTCTACCCGCGAGATTAAAAAAGTCCCGGCCTTACGCGGTAAGACCGTGGTGAATTTGTTCTATGAACCCTCTACAAGGACAAGGGTATCTTTTGAGCTAGCAGCAAAACGCTTATCCGCAGACGTGATTAATATTGCCTCAGAGACCTCCAGCGTCAAAAAAGGGGAAACCTTAATTGATACCGGCAGGAACATAGAGGCCCTGAAAGTAGATATTATCGTAGTGCGGCATAATTATTCCGGGGCAGCGGCAATACTGGCGCGCCATGTCAAGGCCAGCGTGATTAATGCCGGAGACGGCTGGCACGAACATCCTACGCAGGCGCTCTTGGATATTTTTACTTTAAAGGAGAAACTAGGCAGGATTGAAGGGTTAAGGGTGAGTATTGTCGGAGATATCGCGCACTCGCGCGTGGCCCGTTCCAATATCTGGGGGTTGACTAAATTAGGCGCTCAAGTGACGGTCTGCGCGCCCAAAATGTTGGTGCCGCCGGCCATTGAAGAAATGGGCGTTAGAGTGACTAATGATATAGATGAGGCGCTAAAAGATGCTGATGCAGTGGATGTCTTAAGGATGCAGTTTGAGCGCGATGAGGGTAATGCCTTCCCAGAGCAATTAGAATATTTTAAAAACTTCGGGATTACCGAAGAAAGGTTAGAGAAGGCTAAGAAGAATATTATTGTCATGCATCCGGGGCCCTTAAACCGCGGGATTGAAATTTCCAGCGGCGTAGCCGACGGCGCAAACTCTGTGATACTGGAACAGGTGACCAACGGCATTGCCGTGAGGATGGCCGCGCTCTTTTTAGTAGCGCAGGCGAATGAGAATATCAGCCATGAAGATACTCATTAA
- a CDS encoding dihydroorotase, translated as MKILIKNGQVIDPANNIDGICDILVEGAKISRVAKNIKADADNVIEARGKIVMPGIVDMHVHLREPGREDKETIATGTKAALKGGVTSLLAMPNTAPAMDCPENIRLLKNIIQRSGQANVFIAGAITKGRLGKELTDIASLKKEGVVAISDDGASVENAELMRQALLKAKDEGVLVISHCEDKSLSNSGVVNLGIISTRLGLRGMPAEAEYKRVERDIRLAEETKSRLHIAHVSTKESVQLIAAAKKKGINITAEVTPHHFSLVEEAVLGFDANMKMNPPLRSKSDTEALKECLKSGIIDAIASDHAPHTENEKEIEFQRAEFGTIGLETELAASITELVKTGLLGWIDLVKKLCLNPARILGIDKGTLDAGCGADIIIVSPDKEWIVTKEQFVSKSKNSAFLGKQLSGIVEYTICAGKIVYTNSL; from the coding sequence ATGAAGATACTCATTAAAAACGGGCAGGTAATTGACCCGGCAAATAATATAGACGGTATTTGTGATATTTTAGTGGAGGGCGCTAAAATATCCAGGGTAGCCAAAAACATTAAAGCGGATGCGGATAATGTCATAGAAGCCAGGGGTAAAATAGTCATGCCGGGCATCGTGGATATGCATGTGCATCTACGCGAACCGGGTAGGGAAGATAAGGAGACCATTGCTACCGGCACCAAAGCAGCGTTAAAGGGCGGGGTCACCAGCCTCTTAGCCATGCCTAATACCGCGCCGGCTATGGATTGCCCGGAAAATATAAGACTGCTCAAGAATATTATACAGAGGAGCGGACAGGCCAATGTTTTTATTGCCGGCGCCATCACTAAAGGAAGGCTGGGGAAAGAATTAACCGATATAGCCAGCCTGAAAAAAGAAGGAGTGGTAGCCATTTCCGATGATGGTGCGTCTGTAGAGAATGCAGAACTGATGCGCCAAGCTCTCTTAAAAGCCAAAGATGAAGGCGTTTTAGTCATCTCGCATTGCGAAGATAAATCGCTGAGCAATTCGGGAGTAGTAAACTTGGGGATTATCTCTACGCGGCTGGGTTTACGGGGGATGCCGGCTGAGGCAGAATATAAAAGAGTAGAAAGGGATATTCGCTTAGCCGAAGAAACCAAATCCCGCCTGCACATTGCGCACGTCAGCACTAAAGAGTCAGTGCAGTTAATCGCCGCCGCCAAAAAGAAAGGCATAAATATCACGGCAGAAGTTACGCCGCATCATTTTAGTTTGGTTGAAGAGGCAGTGCTGGGTTTTGATGCCAATATGAAAATGAACCCTCCTTTACGAAGCAAGTCAGATACAGAGGCTTTGAAAGAATGCTTAAAGAGCGGGATAATAGACGCCATTGCTTCTGACCATGCCCCGCACACCGAAAACGAAAAAGAGATTGAATTCCAGCGGGCAGAATTCGGCACTATTGGTTTAGAAACTGAACTGGCCGCAAGCATTACCGAATTGGTGAAGACCGGCTTGTTGGGTTGGATAGATTTAGTCAAAAAACTCTGCCTTAATCCGGCGCGAATTTTAGGCATAGATAAAGGCACATTAGACGCCGGATGCGGCGCAGATATTATTATCGTCTCCCCGGATAAGGAATGGATAGTTACTAAAGAACAATTTGTTTCCAAATCTAAAAACTCGGCTTTTCTGGGGAAACAATTGTCCGGCATAGTGGAATACACTATCTGTGCGGGCAAGATCGTATATACAAATTCGTTATAG
- a CDS encoding endonuclease Q family protein produces MEFIADFHIHSKYSRATSRDMDVAHIADWAKLKGITLMGTGDFTHHLWLEELRNNLEDLGNGLFKYKEVYFILTSEISSIYSKKGKTYRIHNMVLSPSLKTTDKINETLARYGNLASDGRPILGMDAEELARIIFDIDENCMVIPGHIWTPWFSLFGSMSGFNRIEDCFENQTPKIFALETGLSSDPAMNWRLSALDKYTLVSNSDSHSPSKIGREANVFDCELNYKTIREVLKTKDKKRFLYTVEFFPEEGKYHYDGHRLCSMRLSPDETRANKGKCPKCGKNVTVGVMNRVEQLADRPQGYVPSNSIPFKNLIPLDEIIAEAKGIGKASQGVEKEYRACLARLGTEFEILNRTPKEVLLKNVNPRIAEGIFRVRESKVNIQAGYDGEYGKISIFSDEDKKDTTEKQLSLF; encoded by the coding sequence ATGGAATTCATAGCTGATTTTCACATTCATTCTAAATATAGCCGGGCCACCTCCCGTGATATGGACGTAGCGCATATTGCCGACTGGGCGAAATTAAAAGGTATCACCTTAATGGGCACAGGCGATTTTACCCACCATTTGTGGCTGGAAGAATTAAGGAATAATTTAGAAGATTTGGGTAACGGCCTGTTTAAATATAAGGAGGTATATTTTATCCTGACTTCGGAGATCAGCAGCATTTATTCTAAAAAAGGCAAGACCTACCGTATCCATAATATGGTGCTCAGCCCTTCTTTGAAAACTACGGATAAAATAAACGAGACCCTCGCCCGCTACGGAAACCTGGCTTCAGATGGCCGGCCGATATTAGGGATGGATGCCGAAGAGCTGGCGCGGATTATTTTTGATATTGATGAGAATTGCATGGTTATACCCGGGCACATCTGGACCCCCTGGTTTAGTTTGTTTGGCTCCATGTCCGGTTTTAACAGGATTGAAGATTGTTTTGAGAACCAGACACCCAAAATCTTTGCCTTAGAGACCGGGCTCTCCTCGGATCCTGCCATGAATTGGCGGCTAAGCGCGCTGGATAAATATACTCTCGTATCTAACAGCGATTCTCATTCGCCTTCTAAGATAGGCCGCGAGGCCAATGTTTTTGATTGCGAGCTAAATTATAAAACCATCAGGGAAGTGCTCAAAACCAAAGACAAAAAAAGATTCTTATACACCGTGGAATTCTTCCCGGAGGAAGGCAAATATCATTATGACGGCCACCGGCTTTGCAGTATGCGGCTCTCTCCGGATGAAACCCGCGCCAATAAAGGCAAGTGCCCCAAGTGCGGAAAAAACGTTACTGTGGGCGTGATGAACCGGGTGGAGCAGTTAGCCGATAGGCCGCAGGGATACGTTCCTTCAAACAGCATCCCTTTTAAGAATCTGATTCCTTTGGATGAGATTATCGCCGAGGCAAAAGGTATTGGTAAGGCCTCGCAGGGCGTAGAGAAAGAATACCGCGCCTGCCTGGCGAGATTAGGGACGGAATTTGAGATTTTAAATAGGACACCCAAAGAAGTTTTGTTAAAGAATGTAAATCCCAGGATCGCCGAAGGTATATTCAGGGTGAGAGAAAGTAAAGTGAATATCCAGGCAGGTTACGACGGAGAATATGGAAAAATTTCCATATTCTCGGATGAAGATAAAAAAGATACTACGGAGAAACAATTAAGCTTATTTTAA
- a CDS encoding TIGR00725 family protein, producing MRKKVVGVIGGHECTKEVEQIAQELGKKLAKVVDILVCGGLSGTMKAVCQGFKVGEGLTIGVLPGYDKHDANVFVDIAIPTGMGLARNVLVVKSADVVVALPGEAGTLSEIAYCIQFGIPIISLHSWDIKGVIKVATAEEAVDKVKQLLKESKQ from the coding sequence ATGCGTAAAAAGGTGGTAGGGGTGATTGGGGGGCATGAGTGTACGAAGGAAGTGGAGCAGATAGCCCAAGAATTGGGTAAAAAGTTGGCAAAAGTGGTGGATATTCTGGTTTGTGGGGGCTTAAGTGGAACGATGAAGGCGGTTTGTCAGGGTTTTAAGGTTGGAGAAGGCCTAACTATAGGCGTTCTACCAGGTTACGATAAGCACGATGCCAATGTTTTTGTAGATATAGCTATCCCTACAGGTATGGGTTTAGCGAGAAATGTTTTAGTGGTAAAGAGCGCGGATGTGGTGGTTGCGCTTCCCGGGGAAGCAGGGACGCTTTCTGAGATTGCTTATTGTATACAGTTTGGCATACCAATAATCAGTCTTCATTCTTGGGATATAAAAGGTGTAATCAAAGTGGCGACAGCTGAGGAGGCAGTAGATAAAGTCAAACAACTCTTAAAGGAGAGCAAGCAATGA